The sequence tctctttccttctccaggATGGTGATCAATGCACCCAGTAGCCTGCTGATGTTCCAGTTTGAGGATGTCAGGTGGGACTATACCCTAGCTGCTGACAGAGAGATGGTGCGGAAGGAAAAGCAGGGGACCTGTCCTCTGAGCAGAACACTGTCTCACTCCCAGCAAACCAAGTGCCACATCCTCGGCCAGACGCATCGCCTCGCTCTGCAGACGCAAGGTGCTGACCAGCTCACGTTGTCTTGCTTGATCCACAGCTGCCTGCCAAAACACTGTGGAGTGCCTCAAAATACTACACTCAGCCTTTGCAATGCACTgactttgctttctgaaatgagtTAGAAATAGTTTCAAGTACCCAGTGCCTTCATCCTAATCGACAGTTGGACTTTCCacttttttaaagtacatttgGGTAGATTGCATTTCAGTGGTTCTGTTGTTTCTAGGCTTTAGTAAAACCTTCGTACTTCTAGAGAGGTTTGGTGTAAATTCAGCACACTTAAGACAATAGTCATTTTTTCAGCTAAGTAATACTTCAGTACTGTTATTCATGTTCTTACAGCTGGTGTGCATGGAAACATGCTGTTGATTCAGTGCTTGTGTTATTTATTAAAGTTCCCAGAAAGGCACTGGACACCGCATCCGGAATCTACCACTGCAGGGAAATGTGGTTGCACATAAGGAGGCTCCTTTTATGTTGTAATATAATGTAGATTTTAGAAATCAGTAGGTACTTACTACAGTACCATGATTCTCCAGTTCTGTGATCAAACTGTATGTTGCAGATAAACTGATGGTCTGAGAAAGTTTTCAGAGCATCAAATGCCAGCTACCTCGATACAGCAGTACTTGGCACAAGATGTACAGTTTGCAGAAAAAGGGAatggaatattttaatatttgggGCAAAAATATGGGTTGTATATACATGcaattaatactttttaaaagtcaGTCTTTGCTGTCGTCTCTGAATTCAAACActtgtgaattatttttaacaccTATACCTTCAGAACTGTGATAAAAGGTAAAGCAGTAACCAGAGACTTGAAATCTCATCagtttttaagattttattattttatttttttaacaccaGCAAAGCTTAGAGATGTtgtattcttttgttttctatctCTCTAtgatgaactgaaaaaaaacagcagcttgcAAGCAACAGGAGAGCACAAGGACTTTCCACGTTCAGGCACAGCAACAGCAAGAGCTTTTCATTCCTGGTAACCAACAGCCCCATGTTTTTGCTTTGAGACGGCCAGCGAGAACATGTTCAGTAAGGATCCTGGCAGGTGCTGGTAAGAACTTGTCACAGCGAGGTAGGGCAGTGGTTCTTCAAGTAAGTGCACCTAAGATGGATAAATGGATTAAACAAAAGGTAGCGATCTCTAGAAAACAAAGCCATTTTGGATGAAAGGTTTGCAGTGGTACAACAGATCATTTGCAGAGTCTGCAAAAGCTGCTTTAGATCAATCAAATAAGAAAAGTGATCAACTCCAACTATAAGGCCTTGTTCTCTGGTgtccaggcttttttttttttttttttttttgccatatcCTTATTCTGTTTTTGATATCTTTATCATGTGCAGGAGAATTCTGTACAAAATATGTTCAGGTACTTAGTACTTATAGATAGCAGCTACTCAGAAAATcctgtttaaaatattacacTGGAAATTGTCCCATTGTTGCCAGCAACATGTCAACCTAGAATTTGAAAATGTTAGCACTGAGATCACAAATGTGGTTCTTGGTCACATGGCATTTCTTTCCTAAACTTACAGTTTCTCCCagtttttaaattcagaatctGTTGGATCTTAGAGTTTGACAGACAATGAAAGGAGGGAAGGGGTTGTTCCGCTCTGCTGCAGCCTCGCCTCGAGTGCTgggtgcagttctgggcaccccAATGCAAGAAGGACACAAAACTCCTGGAGAGCTTCCAGAGGAAGTctacaaagatggtgagggGTCTAGAGGAGAAGACGTGTGTGTAGTGGTtgaggtccctgggtttgttcagcccagagcagagcaggccgaggagaggcctcatggcggcctgcagctccctcacagggagcggaggggcaggcgctgagctctgctctctggggacagtgacaggacctgagggaacggcatggagctggggcaggagagggtCAGGCTGAGTATAAGAGGATGcttaggcactggaacaggctccccagggcagtgggcattGCACCGAGCCTGGTGGAGTTCAAGAAATGCTTGGACACCGCTCTCAGATGTAGGGGTTGGTTTCTGGGTGGTTCTGTGTGGAGCCACGAGTTGAACTCGATGGTCCTTGTTGGTCCCCTCCAACTCAGGCTATTCTATGACTAGTCTGTTTTGCTGTATTCTGCCTTTCCAAACTGTAACTTAATGTTCTCTGAAATACATTTCCAGATGGCAGAAGCTTCAATTAACCAGGTTAGCAATAACAGCAAAGCAATTACATGCAAACAGCATGACTTTGCTTTGCAATGGGACAAATTAACTGCTATGGTGAGGCTGTGGCACCGAGTTCTGTACAGTCTTTGTTAAAATCTCCACTTGGCTTTTAGTTGATGGCATAATTACACAATCCATCCCAATGTGTCTGTTAAACAACACAGGTCACTCCTGACATCACTTCAGACATTAAAGCTAGACTGTGAAGCATGCCTTGTGACTTCCAACTCAAATGCAGCTCTGAGTAGTAGTAGTTCAGAGTGGTTCTTGGATGTTGGCTTTTTCATGTTTCTACCAGGAACTGCCTTTTCTTGAAGCCTTTTCCCAATGCACAAACTCTAGGACAAGAAAGGGGTGCGTGGGAAGTAGTGGTGGAGAAACCTCATTCTTCTTAGAAACCATAGCTTCAAACGAGGTGGATACCAGGCCATCCCCACATAAATAAAACTTGTGTTACAGAATTACAACCTTTTGTTTGACCTGTACGGACTATGGCAATGAACACTCCTCAGGTCACCAAGGCAGAATTACCTCAGGTGCTGACAGTGTTGCTGGTAAGACTAAAGATGAACAAGCTGAAATGGGCTTTGTTGGTGTGTTGCCTGCATTGCCTGTTCTGTAGATAAGCGTGGACTGTCTGCGTGCCTATCAACCCAGCATACATCCCTGGTCTTACTCAGAGTACTGCCCTGCCAACAGTGATCACAGGTGATATCCTTGTGTCCAGTTACattcagtgttgttttgtttttgaaaacagatgGCACATCTGAATACGGCACTCCTGTCTATGTACGTGAACATCCTGACATGGCAGAAGCcatgcagcagcacaaaaagaaaaaggactcATATTATCTAGTGTCCTCTTACAAGTTCCTCTTAACTGTCAACATGCTGCGGAAGAGCTGCAAGTCGTCCTTTGTCCACTCCAGTACAAAGCCTCCTATAGCAACTGGGAAAGCCTGGGAAGCTCCGCTGTATCAGCAACGATGCCttgaaaaaaggcaaatatacAAAACCCCTCTGCAGCACAAACAGGATCAGACAGCCCGGCTCCAATGTGTGAGATCTCGCAGTGATTCTCTGACTATGAAAAGAATTTCTACACCCTTTGAAACCAAAATGCTGCAGCTCAAACTGAAAAATTCTTTGCATGGACCCACTGTGAGTTCCTCCATTCCCGCTCCATGCATTGTACGTCCCAAGACACGTGGTGGTTtgctacaggaaaagaaagctcaCAGTGGTCACGGTAAAGTCACTCCTCGCCCTGAAGAGCAGGGTCAGCTTAGCAATCTCTGTACAACCTCTGAACTGATCAAGTCAACACACGCAAGGATggcacaaatgaaaaatgaagcagtTTACGGGGGAAAGAAGCCCTTTTGTGCATTTTCTGTCCAAGCTGACAGTGGGTTCAGGCTTCTGACAGGAAACCAGAAGGAGGCACACGAGGCAGCTACTATAGCACAGTGTCAGGCAAACCAGGCAAAGCTCTTAGAAGATCATCAAAAAGCTTGCAAGAAGGCCTGGTTAAGGAAAGCTAAAGGCCTACCCACAGACTCTTTTACTAAGGAGGGGAAGATACCTGCTCCTGAACTTGGACTTAATACTTTTATCTGAGATAACCGAGTAGTCCAACAAATCACTGGTATCTGGGGCTTCACAATCATGGCAGCTCCCTTATGGTGTCCAGCTGAGCCTGCTGTGTCAAGATCCCTGTGGTTTCTAAATAAGTATGAAAGACATCTCTCTTGTAAGTTTGCCTAAGAATCATTATTGGTACCTTCATCTCTTTCTCAAGGTAGTGAAAGAAGTGACTCCTGGATAAAGCCACACCTGGGGTTGATCTTGCTAGAGCTGTTGTCACTATAAACACAGCACTGTTGTTGGAAAACTACTATACAAAAGATATGGCTCAGCTGTTTGAATGGAGTTTTTATTGTTCAAGTTTATATACACTGACTAGAGTTTATAAGCTAAAGAAATATGGGCTGAGAAAATAATTGCTGTGTTTAAACCAAATAGAGGTAGTGGTTTGTattcctttatttctgtggaTAAACACCTAAACGTGCATGGCTTCTGCTAATATTCAGGACCTGAACTGGCTTGTGCTGGGAAGACAAAAATTCGCCCAGTTGTACAGCTTTCAGCTTCTGGGCCAGAGTACCAGAAATCTGCTATTTCCTTGCATTAGAGGCTGGGGGCAGGATCCTTCTGCCCGTGGTCCT is a genomic window of Anas acuta chromosome 18, bAnaAcu1.1, whole genome shotgun sequence containing:
- the FBXW10B gene encoding F-box and WD repeat domain containing protein 10B isoform X2 — translated: MPAVCFWPRNTKCLIQDGLNSASASPPESLAHGDVTVLSASLQSLSHVKYKDFIRCLPVYLSQYILGLLDQKSLKACAAVSGYWAFLVKEVEREHVCQGLVQDKIRYLQGLRPRGAVSNYAKIVNVTIPQSDEEGHVIEVKRCSREGKTKEKEEEGNLQAAYHDLQTDTIQLEERNVFCGSYNIRVLTDRCWDIFSGACVKIFNGHCGTIICLDVHERRLVSGARDGMVKVWNLDSEVCLKTLKHNDVVCVKMDGVHVVSGCDRGLVKVWLAETGALVKILEGHQGPVKCLSFDQWHLTTGSSDGYALGWSMVGDLKRCLRAFRHPKEVLSLEFLYLRVVSGCADGKIRIFNYLTGSCLKVLVASSRGEPVSFCVAGNRMVINAPSSLLMFQFEDVRWDYTLAADREMVRKEKQGTCPLSRTLSHSQQTKCHILGQTHRLALQTQAACKQQESTRTFHVQAQQQQELFIPGNQQPHVFALRRPARTCSVRILAGADGTSEYGTPVYVREHPDMAEAMQQHKKKKDSYYLVSSYKFLLTVNMLRKSCKSSFVHSSTKPPIATGKAWEAPLYQQRCLEKRQIYKTPLQHKQDQTARLQCVRSRSDSLTMKRISTPFETKMLQLKLKNSLHGPTVSSSIPAPCIVRPKTRGGLLQEKKAHSGHGKVTPRPEEQGQLSNLCTTSELIKSTHARMAQMKNEAVYGGKKPFCAFSVQADSGFRLLTGNQKEAHEAATIAQCQANQAKLLEDHQKACKKAWLRKAKGLPTDSFTKEGKIPAPELGLNTFI